A stretch of Caldanaerobius polysaccharolyticus DSM 13641 DNA encodes these proteins:
- a CDS encoding zinc-dependent alcohol dehydrogenase family protein yields the protein MKAAVFNGPGDIVVSDIPEPDIGDGDVLIKVKACGVCGTDLHVYHGGEGSAPVNPPVVLGHEFSGEVVKVGHGVKTLKPGDRVAVDPNIYCGECEYCRTGKKELCERLKAIGVNYNGGFEEYCAVPAKQVYRLPDTVDFVSGAMMEPLACCIHGMDLAEVKAGDTVLVLGGGAIGLIMMQLARLSGAAKVVVSEPVEMRRSLALKLGADVVVNPIENDLKAALSISGISGADVVIECVGSKVTARQAFDVAKKGGRIVLFGVAAVNDEVVLKPFDVYQKQLTIKGSFINPDTNYRAVELLGSGRINVKDLVTHKFHIDDINDAFNGKKDERIKTMIVF from the coding sequence GTGAAGGCGGCTGTGTTCAATGGCCCCGGGGATATAGTGGTATCGGACATCCCTGAGCCTGATATAGGAGATGGAGATGTTCTCATAAAGGTCAAAGCGTGCGGGGTATGCGGCACGGATCTGCACGTATACCATGGAGGTGAAGGGTCAGCTCCTGTAAACCCGCCTGTGGTCCTGGGACATGAGTTCTCAGGAGAGGTAGTTAAGGTGGGCCATGGAGTGAAAACTTTAAAACCAGGGGATAGGGTTGCTGTGGATCCCAACATCTATTGTGGCGAATGTGAGTACTGCCGCACTGGGAAAAAAGAGCTTTGTGAGCGTTTAAAAGCTATTGGAGTAAATTACAATGGCGGTTTTGAGGAATACTGTGCTGTGCCCGCAAAACAGGTTTACAGACTCCCTGACACGGTGGATTTTGTAAGCGGTGCCATGATGGAACCTCTTGCCTGTTGTATACATGGGATGGATTTAGCTGAAGTAAAAGCAGGGGATACGGTGCTTGTGCTGGGAGGCGGAGCTATTGGCCTGATAATGATGCAGTTAGCGCGCCTGTCGGGTGCTGCAAAGGTTGTAGTGAGCGAACCCGTGGAAATGAGGAGATCATTGGCGCTTAAGCTAGGAGCAGATGTGGTTGTCAACCCTATCGAAAACGATTTAAAAGCGGCTTTGAGTATAAGCGGGATCAGTGGAGCTGACGTAGTTATAGAATGCGTTGGTTCAAAAGTTACGGCGAGGCAGGCTTTTGATGTAGCAAAAAAAGGCGGGCGTATCGTGCTCTTTGGCGTTGCAGCGGTAAACGACGAAGTGGTTTTAAAGCCTTTTGACGTATACCAGAAGCAGCTTACAATAAAAGGGTCGTTTATCAACCCTGATACTAACTATAGAGCTGTGGAGCTTTTAGGGTCAGGCAGGATAAACGTAAAAGACCTTGTCACTCATAAGTTCCACATTGATGATATAAACGACGCTTTCAATGGAAAAAAAGATGAAAGAATAAAAACGATGATCGTATTTTAG
- a CDS encoding beta-mannosidase encodes MEKRISLNGVWQFREASESSWNDGKVPGCVQLDLMALNKLSDPFYRMNEIECHKLEEKEWVYRKEFNFDLSEEFDEIRLVFEGIDTFADVYFNGEFIGRTENMFIPHAFDITDMIKDGSNVVEVHFDSPVKTMRAIENNSPVKLESSCDTGRPYVRKAQYAYGWDWGPRIAQVGLWRGVYISVIKDAKIENPFFYTEKIQKDSAYVRVSAEVQSYTDLDFNAEITVSLNGTVCSREVVPVVYGEIKATLKIDNPKLWYPNGVGEQPLYDISIKLLVDEEVIDEVNFKSGIRIVKLIREKDSEGESFIFEINGVKVFAKGADWIPADNLLPRLTREDYYEYIKLAKDANMNMLRIWGGGIYEDPAFYEACDQMGIMVWQDFMYACAQYPDQFEWFQQLAVEEAEAVLLELRNHPSIVLWCGNNENNVGFYSWWKNGDPKYLGNYIYKEILPQICAKYDPSRPYWVSSPYGGEDPNSESEGDRHQWNVWSGWADYAAYVADRSRFVSEFGFQAMPNWKTVLSYTAPEDRSILSPVMVAHNKMVEGMERLIRFMVGHLGFPKDLRSFVYLTQFNQAEAIKTGVEHWRSRKFMTAGTLYWQFNDCWPVASWSCLDYYKRKKALYHYSTKFYANVLPYLVQEGDGITVYGISDLLEDADAHVKILCYSLDGKKLGEKELDARLIANDVVKIAHFRAEELGIGYSPKEMPVDVLHCTLPVEKNGELLNSVVYVRMTVGDNTYDNYLVFDRFRNLQLTQPSIDYRVEGDKVILSSDVPAFGVFIETENDVDLSDNCLNMIPGENYTVKCSGQPGKVEVLDLTRLISKI; translated from the coding sequence ATGGAAAAGCGCATTTCTTTGAACGGCGTGTGGCAATTTAGAGAAGCTTCTGAGAGCTCGTGGAACGATGGGAAAGTCCCTGGATGTGTGCAATTAGATCTCATGGCGCTAAACAAGTTGAGCGATCCTTTTTACCGCATGAATGAGATAGAATGCCACAAATTAGAGGAAAAAGAATGGGTGTACAGAAAAGAATTCAATTTTGACTTATCCGAGGAATTTGACGAAATAAGGTTGGTGTTTGAAGGCATTGACACCTTTGCCGATGTGTACTTTAACGGTGAATTTATAGGTAGAACCGAAAACATGTTTATACCCCATGCCTTTGATATCACTGATATGATAAAAGACGGCAGCAATGTGGTGGAAGTTCATTTTGATTCACCTGTAAAAACCATGAGAGCTATAGAAAACAACAGCCCTGTAAAATTGGAGTCATCATGTGATACCGGTAGGCCGTACGTGAGAAAAGCTCAATACGCTTACGGTTGGGATTGGGGGCCGAGGATAGCCCAGGTTGGTTTATGGAGAGGTGTGTATATTTCTGTAATAAAAGACGCCAAGATAGAGAATCCTTTCTTTTATACCGAAAAGATACAGAAAGATTCGGCATATGTGAGAGTTAGCGCTGAAGTCCAATCTTATACCGATCTAGATTTTAACGCTGAGATCACTGTATCATTAAATGGCACGGTGTGCTCAAGAGAAGTGGTGCCGGTTGTTTATGGAGAGATAAAAGCCACATTAAAAATAGATAATCCCAAATTGTGGTATCCTAATGGCGTTGGCGAACAGCCCCTTTACGACATAAGCATAAAGCTGTTGGTAGATGAAGAGGTCATCGATGAGGTAAACTTTAAATCGGGAATAAGAATTGTCAAACTTATACGCGAAAAAGACAGCGAGGGTGAGAGCTTTATATTTGAAATCAACGGGGTAAAGGTGTTTGCCAAAGGCGCTGACTGGATTCCCGCGGATAACCTCCTGCCAAGGCTTACCCGAGAAGACTACTATGAGTACATAAAATTGGCCAAGGATGCCAATATGAATATGCTGAGGATTTGGGGCGGAGGCATATATGAGGACCCAGCTTTTTACGAAGCTTGTGACCAGATGGGCATAATGGTATGGCAGGATTTCATGTACGCTTGTGCTCAGTATCCCGATCAATTTGAATGGTTTCAGCAGTTGGCTGTAGAAGAGGCTGAGGCCGTTTTGCTAGAGCTTAGAAATCACCCGTCTATTGTCCTGTGGTGCGGCAATAATGAAAACAATGTGGGATTTTACTCCTGGTGGAAAAACGGTGATCCCAAGTATCTTGGAAACTATATTTACAAAGAGATATTGCCTCAGATTTGCGCTAAGTACGATCCCTCCAGGCCTTATTGGGTGTCCAGCCCTTATGGCGGAGAGGATCCTAATAGTGAATCAGAAGGCGACAGGCACCAGTGGAATGTGTGGAGCGGCTGGGCCGATTATGCCGCTTATGTGGCGGATAGAAGCAGGTTTGTAAGCGAGTTTGGTTTTCAGGCTATGCCTAACTGGAAGACGGTGTTGTCTTATACGGCGCCGGAGGACAGGTCTATTTTAAGCCCTGTGATGGTAGCTCACAACAAGATGGTAGAGGGTATGGAGCGCCTGATCAGGTTTATGGTAGGACATCTGGGTTTCCCAAAGGATTTGAGAAGCTTTGTATATTTGACTCAGTTTAACCAGGCAGAAGCCATAAAGACAGGAGTAGAGCACTGGAGATCCCGTAAGTTTATGACAGCTGGGACACTGTACTGGCAGTTTAACGACTGTTGGCCTGTAGCTAGCTGGTCCTGCCTTGACTATTACAAGAGGAAAAAGGCTCTTTACCATTATTCTACGAAGTTTTATGCCAATGTGCTTCCCTATCTGGTACAGGAAGGAGATGGGATAACCGTATACGGTATAAGCGATTTATTGGAGGACGCAGACGCTCATGTAAAGATCTTGTGTTACAGCCTTGATGGCAAAAAACTCGGAGAAAAAGAACTCGATGCGAGGCTGATTGCTAACGACGTGGTGAAGATAGCCCATTTCAGGGCTGAAGAGCTGGGTATAGGTTATTCGCCTAAAGAGATGCCTGTGGACGTACTCCATTGTACCCTTCCTGTGGAGAAAAACGGGGAGCTGTTAAACAGCGTGGTATACGTGAGAATGACGGTGGGAGATAATACCTATGACAATTATCTTGTCTTTGATAGGTTTAGAAACCTGCAACTCACACAGCCTTCTATAGATTACAGGGTAGAGGGCGATAAAGTGATTCTCTCATCAGATGTGCCAGCGTTTGGTGTCTTTATTGAGACGGAGAACGACGTAGACCTTTCGGATAACTGCCTTAATATGATACCTGGTGAGAATTACACCGTAAAATGTTCAGGTCAGCCTGGAAAGGTAGAGGTACTTGATCTGACGCGTCTGATCTCAAAGATATGA
- a CDS encoding anthranilate synthase component II, whose product MVLLIDNYDSFTYNLYQYIGELYPRVEVVRNDEITAEEAMNSGAVRIILSPGPGRPENAGICVELIRKLKGKIPLLGICLGHQAIGYAYGGKIVEADKILHGKTSMVIHTGRGVFYGLKNPICATRYHSLVIDKESLPQELEVTAYTSDGTIMGIRHKSLPVYGLQFHPESILTEGGRRILKNFLGGIINVT is encoded by the coding sequence ATGGTCCTTTTAATCGATAATTACGATTCTTTTACTTACAATTTGTATCAATACATCGGAGAGCTCTACCCACGGGTCGAAGTGGTGCGCAATGATGAGATAACAGCAGAGGAAGCAATGAATTCAGGAGCTGTGAGAATTATCCTTTCACCAGGTCCGGGTAGGCCTGAAAACGCCGGTATATGCGTAGAACTTATTAGAAAATTGAAAGGCAAAATTCCACTGCTGGGCATATGCCTGGGGCATCAGGCTATTGGCTATGCCTATGGTGGAAAAATCGTAGAGGCCGACAAAATCCTTCACGGCAAGACATCTATGGTAATACACACAGGACGGGGTGTATTTTATGGTTTGAAAAACCCTATATGCGCTACCAGATATCATTCTCTGGTAATTGATAAGGAAAGCCTGCCACAAGAGCTGGAGGTTACAGCTTATACCTCCGATGGCACTATAATGGGTATAAGGCATAAGAGCCTTCCTGTTTACGGACTTCAATTTCATCCTGAATCCATTCTCACAGAAGGAGGCAGGCGCATTTTAAAGAATTTTTTGGGAGGGATTATAAATGTTACATGA
- a CDS encoding helix-hairpin-helix domain-containing protein, whose protein sequence is MSRRVLYVIIALLSFSLLGSLMLNYNLHKQVDQIIITADSVPSSVSESKGENAVSRKDNAIPKEIYVDVSGAVKNPGVYKFKQGDRIIDAVNRAGGLMADADTSQVNLAKKLADEEKVYIPKKGEKLPQPAANVSTVGGETPAEGKININTASLQELDTLPGIGPVIAQRIIDYRNQNGPFKSIEEIKNVSRIGDKLYEQIKDKITAQ, encoded by the coding sequence TTGAGCAGGCGGGTCCTTTACGTAATAATTGCCTTATTGTCCTTTTCGCTTTTGGGAAGTTTGATGCTAAACTATAACCTCCATAAGCAGGTAGATCAGATTATCATAACGGCGGACAGTGTGCCTAGTTCTGTATCTGAGAGCAAAGGCGAAAACGCTGTTTCTCGTAAGGACAACGCGATACCTAAGGAGATATACGTGGATGTAAGCGGTGCTGTAAAAAACCCGGGGGTTTACAAGTTTAAACAGGGCGATAGGATTATAGATGCTGTAAACAGAGCAGGGGGTTTGATGGCTGATGCGGACACCTCTCAGGTGAACTTGGCCAAAAAGCTGGCGGATGAAGAAAAGGTTTATATCCCTAAAAAAGGAGAAAAACTACCACAGCCAGCAGCAAATGTTTCAACAGTGGGAGGTGAAACTCCTGCTGAGGGCAAAATAAATATAAATACGGCATCGCTTCAAGAACTGGATACATTGCCAGGCATCGGACCTGTAATAGCTCAGCGGATAATCGATTATAGAAATCAAAATGGTCCATTTAAATCCATTGAAGAGATAAAAAATGTGAGCCGCATAGGCGATAAGCTGTATGAGCAGATTAAAGATAAAATAACGGCACAATAA
- the trpD gene encoding anthranilate phosphoribosyltransferase, which yields MLHEAIEKVIKKEDLTQQEAYMAMDAIMSGEATPAQIGGFLVALRMKGETIPEITGCAMSMRSKAKRVEIKDYAIDTCGTGGDGGKTFNISTAVAIIAAAAGVKVAKHGNKAVSSKSGSADVLEALGVEINMSPEQAQKCINEVGIGFLFAPHYHLSMKNVAGPRRELGTRTIFNILGPLTNPAHVKGQVVGVYDGGLTRTVAEVLKNMGTERAMVVHGMDGLDEITITSSTLVSEIRDGQIIDYQIDPREYGIPYGRLEDISGSDASYNAKLIIRIFQGERGPARDIVLLNAAAALYVGNAAEDMKEGIKKAADVIDSGAAYDKLNEFIKISREIVV from the coding sequence ATGTTACATGAAGCTATAGAGAAGGTCATAAAGAAAGAGGACCTCACTCAGCAGGAAGCGTACATGGCTATGGATGCCATAATGAGTGGAGAGGCTACTCCGGCTCAGATAGGAGGCTTTTTGGTAGCTCTAAGGATGAAAGGGGAGACGATACCAGAGATAACCGGTTGTGCTATGTCCATGAGGTCAAAGGCTAAGAGGGTTGAAATAAAGGATTATGCCATAGACACGTGTGGTACGGGGGGAGATGGAGGAAAGACCTTTAACATATCCACCGCCGTAGCTATAATCGCTGCTGCCGCTGGGGTTAAGGTGGCAAAGCACGGCAACAAAGCGGTATCCAGCAAGAGCGGAAGTGCCGATGTGCTGGAAGCCCTGGGCGTAGAGATAAATATGTCGCCGGAACAAGCTCAAAAGTGCATAAATGAGGTGGGAATTGGGTTTTTGTTTGCGCCTCATTATCACCTTTCTATGAAAAACGTAGCGGGACCTAGAAGGGAATTAGGCACCAGGACTATTTTTAATATATTGGGTCCACTTACAAATCCGGCGCACGTGAAGGGCCAGGTGGTGGGGGTTTATGATGGCGGCTTGACCCGCACCGTGGCAGAAGTGCTGAAAAACATGGGGACTGAAAGAGCTATGGTCGTCCACGGCATGGACGGGCTGGATGAAATAACCATAACTTCCAGTACGCTGGTGAGCGAGATAAGAGATGGGCAGATAATCGACTACCAGATAGATCCCCGGGAATATGGGATTCCCTATGGCAGATTAGAGGACATATCCGGTTCTGATGCTTCTTATAACGCCAAGCTTATAATCCGCATTTTCCAGGGCGAAAGAGGGCCTGCCAGGGATATCGTGTTGTTGAATGCCGCCGCGGCTCTTTACGTGGGGAATGCTGCAGAAGATATGAAGGAAGGCATTAAAAAGGCTGCTGACGTCATTGACTCAGGAGCGGCCTACGATAAGCTCAACGAGTTTATAAAAATCAGCAGGGAGATTGTAGTATGA
- a CDS encoding YifB family Mg chelatase-like AAA ATPase, which translates to MLTKVLSAALYGIDAYTVEVETYISNGLPLFDIVGLPDASVRESRERVKASIKNAGFEFPVKKITVNLAPADRKKEGPSFDLPIAVGILSACGYVPSDLSRFMFLGELSLSGEVRPVSGVLSVAMLAAKSGIEYLIVPYGNVREASMVEGVKVYGVKALSQLIGFLNGNAMLPEIKRDSYYKFPEYAIDFSDVKGQENAKRALEIAAAGGHNLLLIGPPGSGKTMLAKRLPTILPDLTFEESLEITRIYSVAGLLNEEPIVTKRPFRSPHHTISTASLIGGGSIPKPGEISLAHYGVLYLDELPEFRRDCLEALRQPLEDKKVVISRSNGRYIFPADVSLVASMNPCPCGFYGDAYHQCKCTPMQIKRYLNRISGPLLDRIDMFVEVSPLEYASITNHRKEKTSAEIREGVNRARRIQLERYKGAKVFNNAQLDQHHVAKYIRLDRGANKLLKDAFDKMRLSARSYFRVLKVARTIADLEGSDLVHSYHVAEALQYKANFPVFNG; encoded by the coding sequence GTGTTGACAAAGGTTTTAAGCGCCGCACTATACGGTATCGACGCGTATACGGTAGAAGTAGAGACGTACATATCCAATGGTTTGCCTTTGTTTGACATAGTAGGCCTACCTGATGCCTCTGTAAGGGAGTCCCGTGAAAGGGTTAAAGCCTCTATAAAAAACGCGGGGTTCGAATTCCCTGTGAAGAAAATAACTGTTAACTTGGCACCGGCAGATAGGAAAAAAGAGGGCCCTTCTTTTGACTTGCCTATTGCTGTAGGTATACTGTCTGCTTGCGGGTATGTGCCTAGCGATTTAAGCCGTTTTATGTTTTTAGGAGAGCTCTCTTTAAGCGGAGAAGTAAGACCTGTATCAGGTGTACTTTCTGTGGCTATGCTGGCGGCTAAATCGGGCATAGAGTATTTGATTGTGCCTTACGGCAATGTGAGAGAAGCTTCGATGGTTGAAGGCGTAAAGGTATACGGTGTAAAGGCTCTAAGTCAGCTCATAGGTTTTCTCAACGGAAATGCCATGTTACCGGAGATTAAAAGAGATAGCTATTATAAATTTCCGGAATACGCTATTGACTTTTCTGATGTAAAAGGCCAAGAAAATGCTAAAAGGGCCCTGGAAATAGCGGCAGCTGGAGGACACAATCTGTTGCTTATCGGGCCACCAGGGTCCGGGAAGACCATGCTGGCGAAAAGGCTTCCTACCATACTCCCTGATCTCACCTTTGAAGAGTCTTTGGAAATAACCAGAATATACAGTGTAGCAGGGCTTTTAAATGAAGAACCTATTGTGACGAAGAGGCCTTTTCGCTCGCCACACCATACCATTTCTACGGCGTCTTTGATAGGAGGCGGCAGTATTCCAAAGCCTGGAGAGATAAGTTTAGCTCATTATGGAGTCCTTTATCTCGATGAACTGCCTGAGTTCAGAAGGGATTGCCTGGAAGCCTTGCGGCAGCCCTTGGAAGACAAAAAAGTGGTGATATCCAGGTCTAATGGTAGGTATATTTTTCCAGCTGATGTTTCGCTGGTAGCTTCTATGAATCCATGTCCGTGCGGTTTTTATGGTGATGCCTATCATCAGTGTAAGTGCACCCCAATGCAGATAAAAAGATATTTAAACAGGATATCAGGACCGCTATTGGATAGGATAGATATGTTCGTGGAGGTTTCGCCGCTGGAATACGCCTCAATAACAAATCATAGGAAGGAAAAAACGTCGGCTGAGATCAGGGAGGGCGTTAATAGGGCGCGGCGGATACAACTGGAAAGGTATAAAGGCGCAAAAGTATTCAACAACGCACAATTGGACCAGCATCATGTGGCCAAGTACATACGGCTGGATAGAGGAGCCAATAAGCTGCTCAAAGATGCCTTTGACAAGATGAGATTAAGCGCGAGATCGTATTTCAGGGTGTTAAAGGTAGCGAGAACAATAGCTGATCTCGAGGGTTCGGATTTGGTACATTCTTATCATGTGGCGGAGGCATTGCAATATAAAGCCAATTTTCCTGTGTTTAACGGTTGA
- the trpE gene encoding anthranilate synthase component I, whose protein sequence is MISPSKSEYEVLRKRKAIIPVVMTVNADEFTPISLFYSLEGNHKFLLESAESGKKWGRYSFLGVSPYMVISSYGNEVRVQKGDKVEVIKGKVLDEVKKRMGGYAVLKGKDLPPFVGGAVGYIGYDVIRQYERLPDKNPDVIGVPEACLMFYRDIVAYDHFYHRVSVIHNAMPYEDENYEQVVERLNEIKRLIMKGSDIHPIESKGPLKEIKVNYDKNGYCDMVKKAKEYIRQGDIFQVVLSQRVTVDTDIHPFDAYRKLRSLNPSPYLFYIDFGEFQIVGSSPESLVSVKGRTVMTNPIAGTRPRGASEEEDQKLKEQLLKDEKERAEHVMLVDLGRNDIGKVSEFGSVKVERFMEVDMYSHVMHIVSTVSGELKEGRTCYDSLIACLPAGTVSGAPKVRAMEIIDELENARRGIYAGAVGYFAYTGDMDMCIAIRTIVFKGGKAYIQSGAGIVYDSIPEVEYQEVLNKAMALKEVL, encoded by the coding sequence TTGATATCACCGTCTAAATCGGAATACGAGGTATTGAGAAAAAGAAAAGCCATTATACCTGTCGTCATGACGGTAAACGCCGATGAGTTTACACCTATAAGCCTTTTTTACAGTTTGGAAGGAAATCACAAATTTCTGCTGGAGAGCGCGGAAAGCGGTAAAAAATGGGGAAGGTACTCTTTTCTTGGCGTCAGCCCTTACATGGTGATAAGCAGTTATGGCAATGAAGTTCGCGTGCAAAAAGGCGATAAAGTGGAAGTCATTAAAGGCAAGGTCTTAGACGAAGTGAAAAAGCGCATGGGCGGCTACGCTGTTTTAAAGGGGAAGGATTTACCGCCCTTTGTAGGAGGTGCGGTGGGCTATATAGGGTATGATGTTATCAGGCAATATGAGAGGTTGCCTGATAAAAATCCTGATGTTATCGGAGTTCCAGAGGCTTGTCTGATGTTTTACAGAGACATTGTGGCGTATGATCACTTTTATCACAGGGTATCTGTCATTCACAACGCTATGCCCTATGAAGATGAAAATTATGAGCAGGTAGTAGAAAGGTTAAACGAGATAAAACGGTTGATCATGAAGGGAAGCGATATACACCCTATAGAATCAAAAGGCCCTCTGAAGGAGATTAAGGTCAATTACGACAAAAACGGCTATTGTGACATGGTAAAAAAGGCTAAAGAGTACATCAGGCAAGGGGATATATTTCAGGTGGTTTTATCCCAGAGGGTGACGGTAGACACAGATATCCATCCTTTTGATGCGTACAGGAAGCTCCGTTCGTTGAATCCCTCTCCGTATTTATTTTACATTGACTTTGGGGAGTTTCAGATAGTGGGTTCGTCGCCAGAAAGCCTTGTAAGCGTCAAAGGCCGCACGGTAATGACAAATCCCATTGCAGGCACCAGACCTAGGGGGGCGTCAGAAGAAGAGGACCAGAAATTGAAAGAGCAGTTATTAAAAGATGAGAAAGAGCGGGCTGAACACGTGATGCTGGTAGATCTGGGCAGAAATGATATAGGAAAGGTCAGCGAGTTTGGCAGCGTGAAAGTAGAGCGATTCATGGAAGTGGATATGTATTCCCACGTAATGCATATCGTGTCCACGGTATCTGGTGAACTCAAGGAGGGTAGAACGTGCTATGATTCCCTTATAGCGTGTCTGCCTGCGGGTACAGTATCTGGGGCGCCTAAGGTTAGGGCCATGGAGATCATTGACGAGCTGGAAAACGCAAGAAGGGGTATATACGCTGGCGCAGTAGGGTATTTCGCCTATACAGGTGATATGGATATGTGCATCGCCATACGCACCATAGTTTTTAAAGGGGGAAAAGCGTATATACAGTCTGGCGCAGGTATTGTGTACGATTCCATACCTGAAGTGGAGTACCAGGAGGTTTTAAATAAGGCCATGGCTTTAAAGGAGGTTTTGTGA
- the trpC gene encoding indole-3-glycerol phosphate synthase TrpC, translating into MILDEIVAYKRLEIEEEKKRFPFEKLIKAATPSPSCNARNFKRALKPRYGDAEGTSISIIAEIKKASPSKGVIRQDVDPVTLARLYQAGGADAVSVLTERKFFLGEDKFVTEVKNAISLPVLRKDFIVDKYQLYQSKVIGADAVLLIVAVLGRDVREYYELARSLGLDCLVEVHDEQEVDIAVESGADIIGINNRDLRDFTVNLKNTEKLIKKIPDDVVKVSESGIKTSDDIRYLRSMGVDGVLIGETFMRSADVISAIKELKMVR; encoded by the coding sequence ATGATACTGGATGAAATAGTAGCGTATAAAAGGCTAGAAATAGAGGAAGAAAAGAAGCGATTCCCCTTTGAAAAATTGATAAAAGCCGCAACCCCATCTCCCTCGTGTAACGCGAGGAATTTTAAAAGAGCTCTGAAGCCAAGATACGGTGACGCTGAAGGTACGAGCATAAGCATAATTGCGGAGATTAAAAAGGCATCACCATCTAAAGGCGTCATAAGACAAGATGTGGACCCTGTTACGCTGGCGCGCCTGTATCAAGCTGGGGGCGCAGATGCTGTTTCCGTGCTCACTGAAAGGAAGTTTTTTTTAGGGGAGGATAAGTTTGTAACAGAAGTAAAAAATGCCATTTCTCTTCCTGTTTTAAGAAAGGATTTTATAGTCGACAAGTACCAGCTGTATCAATCCAAGGTTATAGGTGCTGACGCCGTTCTGCTTATTGTAGCTGTTCTAGGCCGGGATGTTAGAGAGTATTATGAGTTGGCGAGATCACTGGGCTTAGATTGCCTCGTAGAGGTTCACGACGAACAAGAAGTAGATATTGCAGTAGAATCCGGTGCCGATATTATAGGGATAAATAACAGAGACCTTAGGGACTTCACTGTAAACTTAAAAAACACCGAAAAGCTCATAAAAAAAATACCTGATGATGTGGTAAAGGTTTCTGAAAGCGGAATTAAGACTTCTGATGATATAAGATACCTCAGATCTATGGGGGTAGATGGTGTGTTAATAGGTGAGACATTTATGAGGTCTGCTGATGTAATAAGTGCTATAAAAGAGCTGAAGATGGTCAGGTAG
- a CDS encoding aldo/keto reductase, whose amino-acid sequence MKAFEKRPLGKTGEKVTFLGFGALEIGRDWGLGNADQKRRPDEQTACKVLNGVLDMGINIIDTARAYHRSEERIGLCIGHRRKEYFLASKCGEHSCEPDTYYDFSYDAVKKSIDMSLKLLKTDCIDLMQIHFGPDPHKVLDDGETLAAMKDAQKEGKIRFLGASCDGDVAKRCIQSGEFDVIQMHYNLLHRDNSENIEECGKKGIGVLIRGGLGAGLLTPRVIPHLNEIQEKEKIAALLDLVKGNGDMLTAIALNFLYRNDNISSVLVGSKNPDHVMDNVKLLEVEISEDVYNEALKIAGIN is encoded by the coding sequence GTGAAGGCATTTGAAAAAAGGCCCCTGGGTAAAACAGGGGAAAAAGTTACTTTTTTAGGATTTGGGGCTTTGGAGATAGGTAGAGACTGGGGATTGGGTAACGCCGATCAAAAAAGGCGTCCTGACGAGCAGACTGCTTGTAAGGTATTAAACGGGGTACTGGATATGGGCATAAATATAATTGATACGGCCAGAGCGTATCATCGCAGTGAAGAGCGTATCGGCCTATGCATAGGCCACAGGAGAAAGGAGTATTTTCTTGCGTCAAAATGCGGTGAGCACAGCTGTGAACCAGATACGTACTATGACTTTAGCTATGATGCTGTGAAAAAATCTATTGATATGAGCCTAAAGCTGTTAAAGACCGATTGCATTGACCTGATGCAGATTCATTTTGGACCTGACCCCCATAAGGTTTTAGACGATGGTGAGACTTTAGCTGCCATGAAGGACGCTCAAAAAGAGGGCAAGATACGTTTTTTGGGCGCATCGTGTGATGGCGATGTAGCTAAGAGGTGCATACAGTCAGGGGAATTTGATGTTATACAGATGCACTACAATCTCCTGCACAGGGATAACAGCGAGAATATAGAGGAGTGCGGCAAAAAAGGTATTGGCGTCCTTATAAGAGGAGGTCTTGGAGCAGGATTGCTTACGCCTAGAGTTATACCTCACCTCAACGAGATACAGGAAAAAGAGAAAATTGCAGCCTTGCTTGATCTGGTTAAAGGCAATGGCGACATGTTGACTGCAATTGCCCTCAATTTCCTTTACAGGAATGATAATATCTCTTCAGTTCTCGTAGGGTCTAAAAATCCTGATCACGTTATGGACAATGTAAAGCTGCTTGAAGTGGAGATAAGTGAGGATGTGTACAATGAGGCGTTAAAAATCGCTGGAATAAATTGA